The Rhinolophus ferrumequinum isolate MPI-CBG mRhiFer1 chromosome 4, mRhiFer1_v1.p, whole genome shotgun sequence genome has a window encoding:
- the LOC117021349 gene encoding G-protein coupled receptor 183: MDMKMENNFSTASTTSQASNCDLYAHHGTARILMPLHYSIVFIIGLVGNLLALIVIVQNRKKINSTTLYSTNLVISDILFTTALPTRIAYYALGFDWRIGEALCRVTALVFYINTYAGVNFMTCLSIDRFFAVVHPLRYNKMKRIEHAKCICIFVWILVFVQTLPLLIKAMSKQEEERITCMEYPNFEETESLPWILLGACFIGYVLPLIIILICYSQICCKLFKTAKQNPLTEKSGVNKKALNTIVLIIVVFILCFTPYHVAIIQHMIKKLRFPGLLECSQKHSFQISLHFTVCLMNFNCCMDPFIYFFACKGYKRKVMKMLRRQVSVSISSAVKSAPEENSREMTETQMMIHSKSLNEK; encoded by the coding sequence ATggatatgaaaatggaaaacaattttagTACAGCCTCTACAACATCTCAGGCAAGCAACTGTGATCTCTATGCACACCACGGCACAGCCAGGATCCTAATGCCTCTGCATTACAGCATTGTTTTCATCATTGGGCTTGTGGGAAACTTGCTAGCCTTGATTGTCATTGttcaaaacaggaagaaaatcaaCTCTACCACCCTGTACTCGACAAATCTGGTGATCTCCGACATACTCTTCACCACTGCTTTGCCTACACGGATAGCCTACTATGCCCTGGGCTTTGACTGGAGAATCGGCGAGGCCTTGTGTAGGGTGACTGCCCTTGTGTTTTACATCAATACATACGCAGGTGTGAACTTCATGACCTGCCTTAGCATTGACCGGTTCTTTGCCGTGGTGCACCCTCTGCGATacaacaagatgaaaagaattgaACATGCAAAATGCATTTGCATATTTGTCTGGATTCTAGTATTTGTTCAAACACTCCCATTACTCATAAAAGCTATGTCaaagcaggaggaggaaaggatTACATGCATGGAATACCCAAACTTTGAAGAAACAGAATCTCTTCCCTGGATTCTGCTTGGTGCATGTTTCATAGGATATGTGCTTCCACTCATAATTATTCTCATCTGCTATTCTCAAATCTGTTGCAAACTCTTTAAAACTGCCAAACAAAACCCCCTAACTGAGAAATCTGGTGTAAACAAAAAGGCTCTCAACACAATTGTCCTTATAATTGTTGTGTTTATTCTCTGTTTCACACCTTACCATGTAGCAATTATTCAACACATGATTAAGAAGCTTCGTTTTCCTGGTCTTCTGGAATGTAGCCAAAAACATTCATTCCAGATTTCTCTGCACTTTACAGTATGCCTGATGAACTTTAATTGCTGCATGGAcccttttatatatttctttgcatGTAAAGGGTACAAGAGAAAAGTTATGAAGATGTTGAGACGTCAAGTAAGTGTATCAATTTCCAGTGCTGTGAAGTCAGCCCCTGAAGAAAACTCACGTGAAATGACAGAAACTCAAATGATGATACATTCCAAGtctttaaatgaaaagtaa